A window from Solanum stenotomum isolate F172 chromosome 5, ASM1918654v1, whole genome shotgun sequence encodes these proteins:
- the LOC125864256 gene encoding DELLA protein GAI-like, whose product MCVKRPSLEYELLRQLPVPQIRPLNCHQSILEAFADSKRVHVIDFSLNQGSQWPALLQALTLRPGGPPAFRLTGIGGHSQPDDTTNALQEVGGKLAQLAESMGIEFEFRGLVVHTLADLEAPMLNIRPSNVESVAVNSVFKLHRLFSIPGAIEQVLDLIKQIDPKTVTIAEREDNHNESVFMNRIKEAWHYYSTMFDLLENSEWTKRSTIDLEIATQHLGREIYNLVACEGTKRVMRHETFGQWRMRFNSAGFNLVPLGSNTYRHVNMLLALYINGKRYRVEEKDGCLMLSWHSRPLITTSDWRGYFAKSKD is encoded by the exons ATGTGTgtcaaaa GACCAAGTCTTGAGTATGAGCTTCTACGACAGCTGCCTGTTCCTCAAATTCGCCCACTTAATTGCCATCAATCCATTTTGGAGGCCTTTGCCGATTCCAAGAGAGTACATGTAATTGATTTCAGCTTAAATCAAGGTTCGCAATGGCCAGCACTTTTGCAGGCTCTCACTTTGCGTCCTGGTGGTCCACCGGCTTTTCGGCTCACAGGAATTGGTGGCCACTCTCAGCCTGATGACACTACCAATGCCTTACAGGAAGTTGGTGGGAAGCTCGCCCAACTTGCAGAGTCAATGGGTATAGAATTTGAATTTCGTGGATTAGTGGTCCATACTTTAGCTGATCTTGAAGCACCAATGTTGAATATTAGACCCAGTAATGTGGAATCAGTGGCTGTGAACTCTGTTTTCAAGCTTCACCGTCTGTTTTCCATTCCAGGAGCAATTGAGCAAGTTCTGGATTTGATAAAACAAATAGACCCGAAGACTGTGACCATTGCCGAACGTGAAGATAATCACAATGAGAGTGTGTTTATGAACAGGATTAAGGAAGCATGGCATTACTATTCAACAATGTTTGATTTGCTGGAGAACTCAGAGTGGACTAAGCGCAGCACTATAGACTTGGAGATTGCTACACAGCACCTAGGGAGGGAGATCTATAATTTGGTGGCTTGTGAAGGGACTAAGCGAGTAATGAGACACGAGACGTTTGGTCAATGGCGAATGAGGTTTAACTCTGCAGGGTTCAACCTGGTTCCCCTGGGTTCAAATACGTACAGACACGTAAACATGCTATTGGCCTTGTACATAAATGGAAAGAGATATAGAGTAGAAGAGAAAGATGGGTGTCTTATGTTGAGTTGGCATAGTCGCCCGCTCATCACCACATCTGATTGGCGCGGCTATTTCGCCAAGTCTAAGGATTAG
- the LOC125863611 gene encoding DELLA protein GAI-like translates to MNCREISMETINEDEDSFVSNTDAIIYAASDISGRTHSLISDHNISNSSSSTNVDEHHQQQEILTAAGGSDGDDDSMIVSSSASSTWFNNNKQIDDQQEIRIFNVDFRALCNNTCRRSELRGGLLPDTDKTVNEESSVRLVNTLMACAEAIQENNLSLADELTSVLRRIAVSQIGGAMKKVATYFAEALSHKIHRTNRRDIVESSYSKDQLLHMSFYESCLFVKFAHFTANQSILEAFADSKRVHVIDFSLNQGSQWPALLQALALRPGGPPAFQLTGIGGHSQPDDSTDALHKVGWKLAQLAESIGVEFEFRGFVVHTLADLEASMLNIPSNVEAVAVNSVFELHRLFSIPGAIEKVLDLIKQVKPKIVTIAEPEANHNESVFMNRIKEAWHYYSTVFHLLENSEWTKRSTIDLEIVGPHLGREIYNLVACEGTERVVRHETLGQWRVRFNSAGFNLVPLASNTYRHADLLLALYTNEEGYRVEVKDGCLMWSWHSRPLITTSIWQICSQV, encoded by the coding sequence atgaacTGTAGAGAGATTTCCATGGAAACAATTAATGAAGATGAAGATTCATTTGTTTCTAATACAGATGCAATCATCTACGCTGCTTCTGATATTTCAGGCCGGACTCACAGTTTGATCTCTGATCACAATATTTCTAATTCATCGTCTTCTACCAATGTAGACGAACACCATCAGCAGCAGGAGATTTTGACTGCTGCTGGTGGTAGTGATGGTGATGATGATTCGATGATTGTATCATCAAGTGCATCTTCCACCTGgtttaataataataagcaaattGATGATCAGCAAGAGATTAGGATATTTAATGTTGATTTTAGAGCACTTTGCAACAACACTTGCCGTAGATCAGAATTACGTGGTGGTTTATTGCCGGATACTGATAAGACAGTGAACGAAGAGAGTAGCGTTAGGCTTGTCAATACGTTGATGGCTTGTGCCGAGGCGATTCAAGAGAACAACTTAAGTCTAGCGGATGAACTAACCAGTGTTTTAAGAAGAATTGCAGTTTCACAAATTGGAGGAGCAATGAAGAAAGTGGCGACTTATTTTGCTGAAGCTTTGTCTCATAAGATTCACAGAACGAATCGACGAGATATTGTTGAATCATCCTATTCCAAGGACCAGCTCTTGCATATGAGCTTCTACGAGAGCTGCCTTTTCGTCAAATTCGCCCACTTCACTGCCAATCAATCCATTTTGGAGGCCTTCGCCGATTCCAAGAGAGTACATGTAATTGATTTCAGCTTGAATCAAGGTTCGCAATGGCCAGCACTTTTGCAGGCTCTCGCTTTGCGTCCTGGCGGTCCACCGGCTTTTCAGCTCACAGGAATTGGTGGCCACTCCCAGCCTGATGACAGTACCGATGCATTACACAAAGTTGGTTGGAAGCTCGCCCAACTTGCAGAGTCAATTGGTGTAGAATTTGAATTCCGTGGATTCGTGGTTCATACTTTAGCTGATCTTGAAGCATCGATGTTGAATATTCCTAGTAACGTGGAAGCAGTGGCTGTGAACTCTGTTTTCGAGCTTCACCGTCTGTTTTCCATTCCAGGAGCAATTGAGAAAGTGCTGGATTTAATCAAACAAGTAAAGCCGAAGATTGTGACCATTGCCGAACCAGAAGCGAATCACAATGAGAGTGTCTTTATGAATAGGATTAAGGAAGCATGGCATTACTATTCAACAGTGTTCCATTTACTGGAAAATTCAGAGTGGACTAAGCGCAGCACTATAGACTTGGAGATTGTCGGGCCGCACTTAGGGAGGGAGATCTATAATTTGGTTGCTTGCGAAGGGACTGAGCGAGTTGTGAGACACGAGACGCTGGGTCAATGGCGAGTGAGGTTTAACTCTGCAGGGTTCAACCTGGTTCCCCTGGCTTCAAATACGTACAGACACGCAGACTTGTTACTTGCCTTGTACACAAATGAAGAGGGATATAGAGTAGAAGTGAAAGATGGGTGTCTTATGTGGAGTTGGCATAGTCGTCCGCTAATCACCACCTCTATTTGGCAGATATGTAGCCAAGTCTAG